Proteins encoded within one genomic window of Polypterus senegalus isolate Bchr_013 chromosome 6, ASM1683550v1, whole genome shotgun sequence:
- the si:dkey-54n8.4 gene encoding coiled-coil domain-containing protein 92 isoform X1: METISLELQVESVERSIAFLRKEQMTLLRDLHLEVLSLQKRCAELTCELSMKVPEESQREVAEETELNRCCQQIEARLWEQECYHRELCKELSHKGALVGALRASLKNKERHFLEELKRRSHKITVLNTELQKQSEAAAYLSFQLHAARQKLHQQHHQHPPSRVSDRRLVPGPSLVASINLKPKKRTYQPPSCMLTASERRSERIRDCIPREKVMGPEEPASMPDPSLFLHPRDRQRPHVLTREDSRCRQPTTANGGTMNRVEIKNNGVMEETGFNGQGAKEEETFQGNPSRAAPAEREQ, encoded by the exons ATGGAGACTATATCTCTGGAGCTACAAGTTGAAAGTGTGGAGAGGAGCATTGCCTTTCTACGCAAAGAGCAGATGACTCTCCTACGTGACCTTCACTTGGAAGTTCTAAGTCTTCAGAAGCGATGTGCTG AGCTAACCTGTGAGCTCAGCATGAAAGTGCCTGAGGAAAGTCAAAGAG aggtgGCAGAAGAGACAGAACTGAATCGGTGTTGCCAGCAGATCGAGGCTAGACTCTGGGAACAAGAATGCTACCACAGAGAGTTGTGCAAGGAGCTTAGCCACAAGGGTGCACTAGTGGGAGCATTACGGGCTAGTCTTAAAAACAAAGAGCGTCACTTCTTGGAAGAGCTGAAGAGACGCAGCCACAAGATTACAGTGCTCAACACTGAGCTGCAAAAGCAATCTGAAGCAGCTGCTTACCTTTCCTTTCAGCTGCATGCCGCTCGCCAAAAACTGCACCAACAGCATCACCAGCACCCTCCCAGTCGGGTTAGTGACAGGCGTCTTGTTCCTGGACCCTCTCTAGTAGCCAGTATCAACCTGAAGCCAAAAAAACGAACCTACCAACCTCCCAGCTGCATGCTGACTGCAAGTGAGCGCCGTTCAGAGAGGATTAGAGACTGCATCCCCAGGGAGAAAGTGATGGGCCCAGAAGAACCTGCTTCTATGCCTGACCCTTCCCTGTTCCTACATCCCAGAGATCGGCAGAGGCCACACGTCCTAACGAGGGAGGATAGCAGATGTAGACAACCCACAACAGCCAATGGTGGCACCATGAATAGGGTAGAAATTAAGAACAATGGGGTTATGGAAGAAACAGGTTTTAATGGCCAAGGGGCTAAGGAAGAGGAGACTTTTCAGGGGAATCCTTCAAGGGCTGCACCTGCAGAAAGAGAACAGTAA
- the si:dkey-54n8.4 gene encoding coiled-coil domain-containing protein 92 isoform X2, with protein METISLELQVESVERSIAFLRKEQMTLLRDLHLEVLSLQKRCAEVAEETELNRCCQQIEARLWEQECYHRELCKELSHKGALVGALRASLKNKERHFLEELKRRSHKITVLNTELQKQSEAAAYLSFQLHAARQKLHQQHHQHPPSRVSDRRLVPGPSLVASINLKPKKRTYQPPSCMLTASERRSERIRDCIPREKVMGPEEPASMPDPSLFLHPRDRQRPHVLTREDSRCRQPTTANGGTMNRVEIKNNGVMEETGFNGQGAKEEETFQGNPSRAAPAEREQ; from the exons ATGGAGACTATATCTCTGGAGCTACAAGTTGAAAGTGTGGAGAGGAGCATTGCCTTTCTACGCAAAGAGCAGATGACTCTCCTACGTGACCTTCACTTGGAAGTTCTAAGTCTTCAGAAGCGATGTGCTG aggtgGCAGAAGAGACAGAACTGAATCGGTGTTGCCAGCAGATCGAGGCTAGACTCTGGGAACAAGAATGCTACCACAGAGAGTTGTGCAAGGAGCTTAGCCACAAGGGTGCACTAGTGGGAGCATTACGGGCTAGTCTTAAAAACAAAGAGCGTCACTTCTTGGAAGAGCTGAAGAGACGCAGCCACAAGATTACAGTGCTCAACACTGAGCTGCAAAAGCAATCTGAAGCAGCTGCTTACCTTTCCTTTCAGCTGCATGCCGCTCGCCAAAAACTGCACCAACAGCATCACCAGCACCCTCCCAGTCGGGTTAGTGACAGGCGTCTTGTTCCTGGACCCTCTCTAGTAGCCAGTATCAACCTGAAGCCAAAAAAACGAACCTACCAACCTCCCAGCTGCATGCTGACTGCAAGTGAGCGCCGTTCAGAGAGGATTAGAGACTGCATCCCCAGGGAGAAAGTGATGGGCCCAGAAGAACCTGCTTCTATGCCTGACCCTTCCCTGTTCCTACATCCCAGAGATCGGCAGAGGCCACACGTCCTAACGAGGGAGGATAGCAGATGTAGACAACCCACAACAGCCAATGGTGGCACCATGAATAGGGTAGAAATTAAGAACAATGGGGTTATGGAAGAAACAGGTTTTAATGGCCAAGGGGCTAAGGAAGAGGAGACTTTTCAGGGGAATCCTTCAAGGGCTGCACCTGCAGAAAGAGAACAGTAA